The following DNA comes from Simkania negevensis Z.
CTTCTTTACTTGGAATGATTTTAAGCATCTCGATGAGTTGGTGGTAGTCAAAAAGTCCATAGGCTAAGCCTGTACATTTCGAATCACGTAAAAGGTAATCAATCCGGTCTGATCCAAAAAAGTCGCCCGTAATCATCGCAGTCACAACTCGTTCCCAAGGGGAAAAACCCTTGGAAAAAGGAAAGAGTTCGGTAAATTTTTTCTCCCCAAGTGCAATTTTTAACACGTCCTCTTGAACATTATGCTTAGGATACTCTTCCTGCAACGTTGCCCAAATGGGAGCGAGATAAAGACTCCGAATGATCTTTGAAGTCCATGCCTCATGTCCTCCCTTCCCCAGGATTTCATGTTCTGCCGTATGGGAAAAAGGAAGGTGCCCTAAATCATGGCAAAGTGCTGCTAAACGCAAAATGCGACGCCAGTAACGGTGGATTTGACTTCCGATAGGAGGAACAAAGTCTGCGAGGAGTTTTTTGTAGGGCTCAGGCAAATGGACTGGAGTATCACCCATGGTCACTTCGTCGTACATCCGAGTCGCAAGCTCCATCACACCAAGAGAGTGCTCAAAACGACGATGGGTCCCTCCAGGATAGACGAAATAGGTCACCCCAAGTTGATGGATGTAGTGCAATCGTTGAAAGGGACGGGAATTAATAAGATCACTTTCGAGCGGATCCACATGGATAAACCGGTGAACGCTATCGTAAATCTTTTTGATTGAACCCATTTCAAACTCCGACGAATTTCTTTTGGTACTTCTTCCACTCCATCCAACCATAAACGGGAATGCTTGTAAACATGAGTAATGCCCCATAGAAGACAATTTGTTGCCCGGAGCTAATCACCATCCAGAAAGTGTAAAGAAAAGCCAATCCAGAAATCGTCAGTGATTTCACAACGCTTGCTTTATCCACCTTGTCTGGATGTTTGATGTATATCACAAATTCGGCAATTGTCGAATAGATGTAGGCCAAAATTGCGGCTAATGTTCCAAGCAAGATGATAAAGGTGAATTGATCAACAAGATTTTTGCTAAAGTTGAGAAAGAGAAGCGCGGTGACGAGAATCGATGACACAACCACTCCAAACACAGGGGCGCGCGTTTTGGAAACTTTCGCAAACTTCTTGGGAAATAGGTTATCTTTTGCAGCTGCAAGGGGAATTTGCCCTGTGAGCAAGATCCAACCATTGAGAGCTCCTAGGCAGGAAATGACCGCAACGGCGCCCATCGCAAACTTTCCCCATTCTCCAAAGATCTTTCCAGCAAGATCAGCAAATGGGGCTGCAGAATCTTTCAGCTGTGGAATGGGAATCACTCCCATAATCACGATCGTGCAAATGATGTACAAAACAGCTGCAAGCGATGTTCCTAGAATCGTCGCTCTTGGAATCGTTTTTTTCGGATCTTTCACATCATCAGCTGGAACAGACGCGGATTCGACCCCTAAAAAGGCCCAAAGGGTCATCATCGCTCCTCCAGAAAAAGCAGAAAAGTTCGACTTTCCACTGACGTTAAAATAAGCAAGATTGCTCCAATCAATGAAAAAGAGTCCAACAAGGGCTATGAGGACTAAAGGAACAAATTTCAAAATCGTCAAAATCAATTGCATGAACCCGGCAAAATGGAGCCCAATGATATTAACAATGGTCAGCACCCAAACAACGCCTGCAGTCACACAAAAAGCCAACAAGTTGCTATGGTTCAACTCAGGAATAAAGGTACTGAGATACCCAGTAAACGCAACTGAAATTCCAGCGTTCCCAATCCACATCGAAACCCAATAGTTGTAAGCCACTTGAAAACCCACAAAGTCCCCGTATCCTTCACGGCAAAAGACGTATGGCCCCCCTGTCCTGGGAAAGAGGGTACTGAGCTTTGCAAAGACGAGAGCGAGAAACATCGCCCCAATTGATGTGGCGACCCAACTAAAAATGGTCACTGTTCCAAATGATGCTAAAGAGGCGGGCAAAAGAAATACACCCGATCCAATCATATTCCCCACGACGAGAGCCGTGAGCATCCAAAGTCCAAGTTGGCGCTGTCTCATGAAGTTATCCTATAAACTGTTTTTGATATTTCTTCC
Coding sequences within:
- a CDS encoding amino acid permease, which translates into the protein MRQRQLGLWMLTALVVGNMIGSGVFLLPASLASFGTVTIFSWVATSIGAMFLALVFAKLSTLFPRTGGPYVFCREGYGDFVGFQVAYNYWVSMWIGNAGISVAFTGYLSTFIPELNHSNLLAFCVTAGVVWVLTIVNIIGLHFAGFMQLILTILKFVPLVLIALVGLFFIDWSNLAYFNVSGKSNFSAFSGGAMMTLWAFLGVESASVPADDVKDPKKTIPRATILGTSLAAVLYIICTIVIMGVIPIPQLKDSAAPFADLAGKIFGEWGKFAMGAVAVISCLGALNGWILLTGQIPLAAAKDNLFPKKFAKVSKTRAPVFGVVVSSILVTALLFLNFSKNLVDQFTFIILLGTLAAILAYIYSTIAEFVIYIKHPDKVDKASVVKSLTISGLAFLYTFWMVISSGQQIVFYGALLMFTSIPVYGWMEWKKYQKKFVGV
- a CDS encoding HD domain-containing protein, which codes for MGSIKKIYDSVHRFIHVDPLESDLINSRPFQRLHYIHQLGVTYFVYPGGTHRRFEHSLGVMELATRMYDEVTMGDTPVHLPEPYKKLLADFVPPIGSQIHRYWRRILRLAALCHDLGHLPFSHTAEHEILGKGGHEAWTSKIIRSLYLAPIWATLQEEYPKHNVQEDVLKIALGEKKFTELFPFSKGFSPWERVVTAMITGDFFGSDRIDYLLRDSKCTGLAYGLFDYHQLIEMLKIIPSKEDSEVLALGVEENGIESCEALLLARHYMHKRLYQYASVKSYSFHLARFMGGVYYDLGEELERYISMTDNEVLAELNRASMDPDHPGHFDAKCLYLRQSRFRAISLVSPTEERDLEEIRKELGIPKDQMAWQLVKSGEGRQGLDFPVLRQDGTIDNGMNLTEISIPSGKRSWVYIAPEYEIAVRKNLNLIDDLGMLR